The following coding sequences are from one Rhodospirillales bacterium window:
- a CDS encoding PAS domain-containing protein, giving the protein MSETTDQLERRSAETNDPRERRLVLRLLSYWRDVCGDNDMPLPEDIDGSAIPDMWDYSFIIKVDGDEGNSFETVGDWHVEFHSGPVVGVSVGEVGDNTILGHSTSYLNEVIKRQIPVTYGGEFIDADGNEILYRSILLPLSSDGVNVDSVMGGANCRITAPDVEPLEE; this is encoded by the coding sequence TTGAGTGAAACCACAGACCAGTTAGAGCGTCGCTCTGCCGAGACGAATGATCCAAGGGAACGCCGTCTTGTTTTACGGTTGCTATCGTATTGGCGAGATGTGTGTGGTGATAATGACATGCCATTGCCCGAAGATATCGATGGCAGTGCAATCCCTGATATGTGGGATTACAGCTTTATCATCAAGGTTGACGGTGACGAGGGCAATTCGTTTGAAACCGTTGGCGATTGGCATGTGGAATTCCATAGCGGGCCTGTGGTCGGTGTTTCTGTTGGTGAGGTCGGGGATAATACAATCCTTGGTCATTCGACCAGCTACTTGAATGAAGTGATCAAGCGTCAAATTCCCGTCACCTATGGCGGTGAGTTCATTGATGCGGATGGAAATGAAATTTTGTACCGGAGCATTCTTCTGCCACTGTCTTCAGACGGTGTGAATGTTGACTCGGTAATGGGCGGTGCAAATTGTCGCATTACGGCTCCAGACGTAGAGCCATTGGAAGAGTAG
- the thiS gene encoding sulfur carrier protein ThiS, producing MDHQITVNGEEHAFGEGQTVKALLESLGVDTRKVAVELNREILPRSCYDATPLSGGDKLEVVHFIGGGADDGGTKSADALEVAGVQYGSRLLVGTGKYKDFEETAQAIEASGAEIVTVAVRRVNVSDPTQPMLVDYVDPKRYTYLPNTAGCFTADDAVRTLRLAREAGGWDLVKLEVLGDQKTLYPDMPETLKATEILVKEGFKVMVYCADDPIQAKRLEDMGCVAIMPLAAPIGSGLGVQNPVTIRIIKENANVPVLVDAGVGTASDAAIAMELGCDGVLMNTAIAEAKDPIAMAKAMRFAIEAGRLAYLAGRMPKKLYADPSSPLAGMI from the coding sequence ATGGACCATCAGATCACCGTCAATGGGGAAGAACATGCTTTCGGCGAAGGCCAGACGGTCAAGGCGTTGCTGGAAAGCCTGGGGGTTGATACCCGCAAGGTTGCCGTAGAATTGAACCGCGAAATTTTGCCTCGGTCTTGCTATGACGCAACGCCGCTTTCGGGCGGGGATAAGCTGGAGGTTGTTCACTTTATTGGTGGCGGTGCCGATGATGGTGGGACCAAAAGCGCGGATGCGCTAGAGGTTGCCGGGGTGCAATATGGTTCCCGATTGCTGGTGGGAACGGGAAAGTACAAGGATTTTGAAGAAACAGCCCAAGCCATTGAGGCCAGTGGTGCTGAAATCGTTACCGTTGCGGTCAGGCGCGTTAATGTCAGTGATCCAACCCAGCCGATGCTGGTCGATTACGTAGACCCCAAACGCTATACCTATCTTCCCAATACTGCGGGCTGTTTTACCGCCGACGACGCTGTTCGTACGCTGCGGCTTGCCCGTGAAGCCGGGGGCTGGGATCTTGTTAAACTGGAAGTTCTGGGGGATCAGAAAACCCTTTATCCAGACATGCCCGAAACCTTGAAAGCGACAGAGATACTGGTCAAGGAAGGGTTCAAGGTTATGGTCTATTGCGCCGATGACCCGATTCAGGCCAAACGATTGGAAGACATGGGCTGCGTTGCCATTATGCCGCTTGCGGCACCCATTGGTTCCGGGTTGGGCGTCCAAAACCCGGTTACCATCCGCATTATCAAGGAAAATGCCAATGTCCCCGTTTTAGTGGATGCCGGTGTCGGCACCGCATCAGATGCGGCCATTGCCATGGAACTGGGGTGTGATGGGGTGTTGATGAACACGGCCATTGCCGAGGCAAAAGACCCCATTGCCATGGCCAAGGCCATGCGGTTTGCCATAGAGGCCGGCCGGCTTGCATACCTTGCCGGGCGTATGCCCAAGAAACTTTATGCCGACCCATCTTCGCCACTTGCGGGAATGATCTAA